One genomic window of Glycine soja cultivar W05 chromosome 9, ASM419377v2, whole genome shotgun sequence includes the following:
- the LOC114366867 gene encoding SCY1-like protein 2 isoform X1, whose product MSLNMKTLTQALAKTAAVIEKTVQTTVQEVTGPKALQDYELLDQIGSAGPGLAWRLYSGRARDPSRQHQYPVVCVWVLDKRSLSEARMRAGLTKAAEDSFLDLIRTDAAKLVRLRHPGVVHVVQALDESKNAMAMVTEPLFASAANTLGIVDNIPNLPKDLRGMEMGILEVKHGLLQIAESLDFLHNHAHLLHRAISPENILITLSGAWKLAGFGFAVSATQTSGDSSNLQPFHYAEYDVEDSILPLQPSLNYTAPELARSTASSAGCSSDIFSFGCLAYHLIARKPLFDCHNNVKMYMNTLTYLSSGAFSSIPSELVPDLQRMLSPNESSRPSAMDFTGSPFFRHDTRLRALRFLDHMLERDNMQKSEFLKALSDMWKDFDSRVLRYKVLPPLCAELRNVVIQPMILPMVLTIAESQDKNDFEQSTLPALVPVFSSAAGETLLLLVKHAEFIINKTSQEHLVSHVLPMIVRAYDDTDARLQEEVLKKSVSLAKQLDAQLVKQVVLPRVHGLALKTTVAAVRVNALLCLGDMVSRLDKHAVLDILQTIQRCTAVDRSPPTLMCTLGVANSIFKQYGVEFVAEHLLPLLMPLLTAPQLNVQQFAKYMLFVKDMLHKIEEKRGVAVTDSGTPEIKLAPMVNGHQSEAMRTSSSSIPASTKSSSWDDEDWGPKPKGTASSIQNSIDVTSQSMAGNPVGQVTSLQKHLSLAALSAKQTTKPCPSVDVEWPPRASSGVTLQFGDTETQTIAAGTSSPSNLESDDPFADWPPRPNGSVSGGSGISNNGTLGMPLNKVGFNSMRSTSSNMGPQTSNSWPVNSQSSAESISLNSRNPISTMGSLNSGGLGQQKSLGFVKQGQAFPASIVSYNNVQSTATDLGSIFSSNRNEQIAPKLAPPPSTTVGRGRGRGRGAASTTGSSHTKSHAEQPPLLDLLG is encoded by the exons ATGTCGCTGAATATGAAAACCCTAACCCAAGCATTGGCGAAGACCGCGGCGGTGATCGAGAAGACAGTGCAGACGACGGTGCAGGAGGTGACGGGCCCGAAGGCACTTCAGGACTACGAGCTGCTCGACCAGATCGGCTCCGCGGGGCCCGGGCTCGCCTGGAGACTCTATTCGGGCCGGGCCCGTGATCCCTCGCGGCAGCACCAGTATCCGGTGGTGTGTGTATGGGTGTTGGACAAGCGCTCTCTTTCCGAGGCCCGAATGCGCGCGGGCCTCACCAAGGCCGCCGAGGATTCCTTTCTAGATTTGATTCGGACGGATGCCGCCAAGCTCGTCCGCCTCAGGCATCCCGGCGTCGTTCACGTCGTCCAGGCCCTCGACGAGAGCAAGAATGCAATGGCTATGGTCACCGAACCCTTGTTTGCTTCCGCTGCCAATACTCTTGGCATTGTCGACAATATTCCTAATCTTCCTAAAGATCTCAGGGGAATG GAAATGGGAATTTTGGAGGTGAAGCATGGTTTACTTCAAATAGCAGAATCCCTCGACTTTCTCCACAACCATGCTCATCTTCTTCATCGAGCTATATCACCTGAG AACATTCTGATCACCTTGAGTGGAGCTTGGAAACTCGCTGGATTTGGTTTTGCAGTTTCTGCTACTCAGACCTCTGGTGACTCATCTAATCTGCAACCCTTCCATTATGCT GAATATGATGTTGAGGACTCTATCTTGCCACTTCAACCATCACTTAATTACACTGCTCCTGAGCTGGCGAGGAGCACTGCGTCTTCAGCTGGGTGCTCATCTGATATTTTCAGTTTTGGATGTCTTGCCTACCATTTAATTGCCCGCAAGCCTTTGTTTGACTGCCACAACAATGTGAAGATG TACATGAATACCTTGACTTACTTATCCAGTGGCGCATTCTCATCTATCCCATCAGAACTGGTTCCTGACTTGCAAAGGATGCTTTCTCCAAATGAGTCTTCCAGGCCATCAGCAATGGATTTTACAG GCTCACCATTTTTTAGGCATGACACTAGGTTGCGTGCTCTACGCTTCCTTGATCACATGCTT GAAAGAGATAACATGCAGAAGTCAGAGTTCTTAAAAGCATTGTCAGATATGTGGAAAGATTTTGATTCACGTGTATTGCGATACAAG GTCCTTCCACCACTTTGTGCAGAGCTTAGGAATGTGGTGATACAGCCAATGATTCTACCAATGGTTCTAACCATTGCCGAGTCTCAG gaCAAGAATGATTTTGAGCAATCAACACTTCCAGCACTTGTCCCTGTCTTTAGTTCTGCTGCTGGTGAGACACTATTACTGCTTGTGAAGCATGCTGAGTTTATAATAAACAAG ACTAGTCAAGAACATTTAGTTTCACATGTTCTTCCAATGATTGTTCGGGCCTATGATGATACTGATGCTCGTTTGCAAGAAGAGGTCCTGAAAAAATCTGTATCCCTTGCCAAACAACTAGATGCCCAG CTCGTGAAACAAGTGGTTTTGCCCCGTGTTCATGGATTAGCACTTAAAACAACAGTTGCGGCG GTTAGAGTCAATGCATTGTTGTGCCTTGGGGACATGGTTAGCCGACTTGATAAACATGCTGTCTTGGACATCTTGCAAACTATTCAACGCTGTACTGCTGTTGATCGCTCCCCTCCAACCCTTATGTGTACCCTAGGGGTTGCAAATTCTATTTTCAAGCAG TATGGAGTAGAATTTGTAGCTGAGCATCTTCTTCCATTGCTTATGCCCCTGCTGACTGCTCCACAATTGAATGTTCAACAGTTTGCCAAATATATGCTCTTTGTCAAGGATATGCtcca CAAAATAGAAGAGAAACGAGGAGTGGCTGTGACTGATTCTGGAACGCCAGAGATAAAACTTGCTCCCATGGTTAATGGCCATCAATCCGAAGCCATGCGGACAAGCAGCAGCTCTATACCTGCTTCAACTAAAAGCAGCTCTTGGGATGATGAAGATTGGGGTCCCAAACCAAAGGGCACTGCCTCTTCTATCCAGAATTCTATTGATGTAACCAGTCAATCTATGGCAGGCAACCCTGTGGGTCAAGTAACATCTTTACAAAAGCATTTGTCCTTAGCGGCTTTATCTGCTAAGCAAACAACCAAGCCATGTCCCTCAGTGGATGTAGAATGGCCACCTCGTGCATCTTCTGGTGTTACCCTACAATTTGGTGATACTGAAACGCAGACAATAGCAGCAGGAACTTCATCCCCATCTAATCTTGAATCTGATGATCCTTTTGCTGATTGGCCTCCACGTCCTAATGGCTCAGTATCAGGTGGATCTGGAATATCCAACAATGGTACTTTAGGAATGCCACTGAACAAAGTTGGGTTTAATTCAATGAGAAGCACTTCAAGCAATATGGGTCCCCAAACTAGCAACAGTTGGCCTGTTAATTCCCAAAGTTCTGCAGAGTCCATTAGTTTGAACTCAAGGAATCCTATTTCAACAATGGGTAGCCTGAATAGTGGTGGCCTTGGACAACAGAAATCTCTTGGGTTTGTAAAACAAGGCCAAGCTTTCCCAGCATCAATTGTTTCATATAATAATGTTCAGTCAACAGCAACAGATCTTGGatcaatattttcttccaaCAGGAATGAACAAATTGCACCTAAACTTGCACCACCCCCTTCAACCACTGTGGGTAGAGGACGGGGAAGAGGGAGGGGAGCTGCTTCAACCACTGGTTCCTCTCATACCAAGTCACACGCTGAGCAGCCACCCCTTTTGGATTTGTTGGGGTAG
- the LOC114366867 gene encoding SCY1-like protein 2 isoform X2, whose product MERREVVGSIPPANKKKEMGILEVKHGLLQIAESLDFLHNHAHLLHRAISPENILITLSGAWKLAGFGFAVSATQTSGDSSNLQPFHYAEYDVEDSILPLQPSLNYTAPELARSTASSAGCSSDIFSFGCLAYHLIARKPLFDCHNNVKMYMNTLTYLSSGAFSSIPSELVPDLQRMLSPNESSRPSAMDFTGSPFFRHDTRLRALRFLDHMLERDNMQKSEFLKALSDMWKDFDSRVLRYKVLPPLCAELRNVVIQPMILPMVLTIAESQDKNDFEQSTLPALVPVFSSAAGETLLLLVKHAEFIINKTSQEHLVSHVLPMIVRAYDDTDARLQEEVLKKSVSLAKQLDAQLVKQVVLPRVHGLALKTTVAAVRVNALLCLGDMVSRLDKHAVLDILQTIQRCTAVDRSPPTLMCTLGVANSIFKQYGVEFVAEHLLPLLMPLLTAPQLNVQQFAKYMLFVKDMLHKIEEKRGVAVTDSGTPEIKLAPMVNGHQSEAMRTSSSSIPASTKSSSWDDEDWGPKPKGTASSIQNSIDVTSQSMAGNPVGQVTSLQKHLSLAALSAKQTTKPCPSVDVEWPPRASSGVTLQFGDTETQTIAAGTSSPSNLESDDPFADWPPRPNGSVSGGSGISNNGTLGMPLNKVGFNSMRSTSSNMGPQTSNSWPVNSQSSAESISLNSRNPISTMGSLNSGGLGQQKSLGFVKQGQAFPASIVSYNNVQSTATDLGSIFSSNRNEQIAPKLAPPPSTTVGRGRGRGRGAASTTGSSHTKSHAEQPPLLDLLG is encoded by the exons ATGGAGAGGAGAGAGGTCGTGGGTTCGATCCCTCctgctaacaaaaaaaaa GAAATGGGAATTTTGGAGGTGAAGCATGGTTTACTTCAAATAGCAGAATCCCTCGACTTTCTCCACAACCATGCTCATCTTCTTCATCGAGCTATATCACCTGAG AACATTCTGATCACCTTGAGTGGAGCTTGGAAACTCGCTGGATTTGGTTTTGCAGTTTCTGCTACTCAGACCTCTGGTGACTCATCTAATCTGCAACCCTTCCATTATGCT GAATATGATGTTGAGGACTCTATCTTGCCACTTCAACCATCACTTAATTACACTGCTCCTGAGCTGGCGAGGAGCACTGCGTCTTCAGCTGGGTGCTCATCTGATATTTTCAGTTTTGGATGTCTTGCCTACCATTTAATTGCCCGCAAGCCTTTGTTTGACTGCCACAACAATGTGAAGATG TACATGAATACCTTGACTTACTTATCCAGTGGCGCATTCTCATCTATCCCATCAGAACTGGTTCCTGACTTGCAAAGGATGCTTTCTCCAAATGAGTCTTCCAGGCCATCAGCAATGGATTTTACAG GCTCACCATTTTTTAGGCATGACACTAGGTTGCGTGCTCTACGCTTCCTTGATCACATGCTT GAAAGAGATAACATGCAGAAGTCAGAGTTCTTAAAAGCATTGTCAGATATGTGGAAAGATTTTGATTCACGTGTATTGCGATACAAG GTCCTTCCACCACTTTGTGCAGAGCTTAGGAATGTGGTGATACAGCCAATGATTCTACCAATGGTTCTAACCATTGCCGAGTCTCAG gaCAAGAATGATTTTGAGCAATCAACACTTCCAGCACTTGTCCCTGTCTTTAGTTCTGCTGCTGGTGAGACACTATTACTGCTTGTGAAGCATGCTGAGTTTATAATAAACAAG ACTAGTCAAGAACATTTAGTTTCACATGTTCTTCCAATGATTGTTCGGGCCTATGATGATACTGATGCTCGTTTGCAAGAAGAGGTCCTGAAAAAATCTGTATCCCTTGCCAAACAACTAGATGCCCAG CTCGTGAAACAAGTGGTTTTGCCCCGTGTTCATGGATTAGCACTTAAAACAACAGTTGCGGCG GTTAGAGTCAATGCATTGTTGTGCCTTGGGGACATGGTTAGCCGACTTGATAAACATGCTGTCTTGGACATCTTGCAAACTATTCAACGCTGTACTGCTGTTGATCGCTCCCCTCCAACCCTTATGTGTACCCTAGGGGTTGCAAATTCTATTTTCAAGCAG TATGGAGTAGAATTTGTAGCTGAGCATCTTCTTCCATTGCTTATGCCCCTGCTGACTGCTCCACAATTGAATGTTCAACAGTTTGCCAAATATATGCTCTTTGTCAAGGATATGCtcca CAAAATAGAAGAGAAACGAGGAGTGGCTGTGACTGATTCTGGAACGCCAGAGATAAAACTTGCTCCCATGGTTAATGGCCATCAATCCGAAGCCATGCGGACAAGCAGCAGCTCTATACCTGCTTCAACTAAAAGCAGCTCTTGGGATGATGAAGATTGGGGTCCCAAACCAAAGGGCACTGCCTCTTCTATCCAGAATTCTATTGATGTAACCAGTCAATCTATGGCAGGCAACCCTGTGGGTCAAGTAACATCTTTACAAAAGCATTTGTCCTTAGCGGCTTTATCTGCTAAGCAAACAACCAAGCCATGTCCCTCAGTGGATGTAGAATGGCCACCTCGTGCATCTTCTGGTGTTACCCTACAATTTGGTGATACTGAAACGCAGACAATAGCAGCAGGAACTTCATCCCCATCTAATCTTGAATCTGATGATCCTTTTGCTGATTGGCCTCCACGTCCTAATGGCTCAGTATCAGGTGGATCTGGAATATCCAACAATGGTACTTTAGGAATGCCACTGAACAAAGTTGGGTTTAATTCAATGAGAAGCACTTCAAGCAATATGGGTCCCCAAACTAGCAACAGTTGGCCTGTTAATTCCCAAAGTTCTGCAGAGTCCATTAGTTTGAACTCAAGGAATCCTATTTCAACAATGGGTAGCCTGAATAGTGGTGGCCTTGGACAACAGAAATCTCTTGGGTTTGTAAAACAAGGCCAAGCTTTCCCAGCATCAATTGTTTCATATAATAATGTTCAGTCAACAGCAACAGATCTTGGatcaatattttcttccaaCAGGAATGAACAAATTGCACCTAAACTTGCACCACCCCCTTCAACCACTGTGGGTAGAGGACGGGGAAGAGGGAGGGGAGCTGCTTCAACCACTGGTTCCTCTCATACCAAGTCACACGCTGAGCAGCCACCCCTTTTGGATTTGTTGGGGTAG
- the LOC114366868 gene encoding peroxidase 17-like, translated as MSMNMNMALFLMFLVLHIAWLVASSDLRAGFYSKTCPKAEVIVRDVMKKALMREARSVASVMRFQFHDCFVNGCDGSMLLDDTATMLGEKMALSNINSLRSYKVVDQVKQALEKDCPGVVSCADIIIMASRDAVALTGGPEWEVRLGRLDSLSASQEDSNNIMPSPRANASSLIDLFQKYNLSVKDLVALSGSHSIGQGRCFSIMFRLYNQSGTGRPDPAIDPSYRQELNRICPLDVDQNVTGNLDSTPLVFDNQYFKDLVAGRGFLNSDQTLFTSPHTREFVRLFSRRQTEFFKAFVEGMLKMGDLQSGRPGEVRTNCRFVNARPANLLLQSPRDMESNDK; from the exons ATGAGCATGAACATGAACATGGCTCTGTTTCTGATGTTCCTTGTTCTGCACATAGCTTGGCTTGTAGCATCATCGGATCTCCGAGCTGGCTTTTACTCAAAAACATGTCCAAAAGCGGAAGTCATAGTCCGAGATGTGATGAAGAAAGCCCTTATGAGGGAAGCCAGAAGTGTTGCCTCTGTCATGCGCTTCCAGTTCCATGATTGCTTTGTGAAT GGGTGTGATGGGTCTATGTTGCTTGATGACACAGCAACGATGCTTGGGGAGAAAATGGCCCTCTCAAATATAAATTCGCTGAGATCATATAAAGTTGTTGATCAAGTCAAGCAAGCGCTCGAGAAGGACTGCCCAGGAGTGGTTTCCTGTGCTGACATCATAATCATGGCTTCCAGAGATGCTGTCGCTCTG ACAGGTGGACCCGAGTGGGAGGTGAGGTTGGGAAGATTGGACAGCTTGAGTGCGAGTCAAGAAGACTCAAACAACATCATGCCGAGCCCAAGAGCCAACGCAAGCTCTCTTATTGATCTCTTCCAGAAATATAACCTCAGCGTGAAAGACCTTGTAGCACTCTCAGGATCTCACTCTATTGGCCAAGGTCGTTGTTTCTCCATCATGTTTAGGCTATACAATCAATCTGGAACTGGAAGGCCTGATCCTGCCATTGATCCTAGCTATAGGCAAGAGCTTAACAGGATATGTCCACTGGATGTTGACCAAAATGTCACTGGGAACCTTGATTCCACGCCTCTCGTCTTTGATAACCAATATTTCAAGGATTTGGTTGCTGGGAGGGGCTTTCTCAACTCTGATCAAACACTCTTCACATCCCCTCACACAAGGGAGTTTGTGAGGTTATTTAGTAGACGCCAAACTGAGTTTTTCAAAGCATTTGTCGAAGGAATGTTGAAGATGGGTGACTTGCAGTCTGGTCGTCCTGGGGAAGTTAGGACTAATTGCCGGTTCGTCAACGCTCGCCCGGCTAATTTGCTGCTTCAGTCTCCACGCGACATGGAGAGTaacgataaataa
- the LOC114366869 gene encoding ethylene receptor isoform X1: protein MESCNCIDPQVPADDLLMKYQYISDFFIALAYFSIPLELIYFVKKSAVFPYRWVLVQFGAFIVLCGATHLINLWTFRIHSRTVAVVMTTAKVLTAVVSCATALMLVHIIPDLLSVKTRELFLKNKAAELDREMGLIRTQEETGRHVRMLTHEIRSTLDRHTILKTTLVELGRTLALEECALWMPTRTGLELQLSYTLRQQNPVGYTVPIHLPVINQVFSSNRAVKISPNCPVARLRPYAGKYMPGAVVAVRVPLLHLSNFQIYDWPEVSTRSYALMVLMLPSDSARQWHVHELELVEVVADQVAVALSHAAILEESMRARDQLMEQNVALDLARREAETAIRARNDFLAVMNHEMRTPMHAVIALSSLLQETDLTAEQRLMVETILKSSNLLATLINDVLDLSRLEDGSLQLEATTFNLHSLFREVLNLIKPVASVKKLSLTSHIASDLPMYAIGDEKRLMQTILNVVGNAVKFSKEGCISISAFVAKPESFRDARIPDFLPVLSDNHFYLRVQVKDSGSGINPQDIPKIFTKFAQNQSLTTRNPAGSGLGLAICRRFVNLMEGHIWVESEGIGKGCTVTFIVKLGIPDRSNEFKLPFVPKVPGNHGSTNFAGLKVLVTDDNGVSRTVTKGLLMHLGCDVTTASSSEECLRVVSLEHEVVFMDVCAGLDGYELAIRIHEKFTKHQDRPLIVALTGNTKKVTKENCMRVGMDGLILKPVSVDKMRGVLSELLERRVLFETV, encoded by the exons ATGGAATCCTGCAATTGTATTGACCCACAAGTGCCAGCTGATGACTTATTGATGAAATACCAATATATCTCTGATTTCTTCATTGCCCTTGCTTATTTCTCAATCCCTTTGGAGCTTATCTACTTTGTTAAGAAATCAGCAGTATTTCCATATAGATGGGTCCTTGTTCagtttggtgctttcattgtttTATGTGGAGCAACACATCTAATTAATTTATGGACATTTAGAATTCATTCAAGAACTGTGGCTGTTGTAATGACCACTGCTAAGGTTTTAACTGCTGTGGTATCGTGTGCAACTGCCCTCATGCTGGTACATATTATTCCTGATTTATTAAGTGTTAAAACTAGGGAATTATTTTTGAAGAACAAGGCTGCAGAGCTTGATAGAGAAATGGGCCTGATTCGCACACAAGAAGAAACTGGTCGACATGTTAGGATGTTGACTCATGAGATTAGAAGCACTCTTGATAGACACACAATATTGAAAACGACTCTTGTTGAACTGGGTAGAACTTTGGCACTAGAGGAATGTGCGTTATGGATGCCAACACGAACTGGTTTGGAGCTTCAACTCTCTTACACATTGCGACAGCAGAACCCAGTTGGATACACAGTACCCATTCATCTTCCTGTTATCAATCAAGTATTTAGTAGCAACAGGGCAGTAAAAATTTCACCTAATTGTCCAGTTGCTAGATTACGACCTTATGCTGGAAAATACATGCCTGGGGCAGTAGTAGCTGTTCGAGTTCCTCTCCTACATCTTTCTAATTTCCAAATATATGATTGGCCTGAGGTTTCGACAAGAAGTTATGCTTTGATGGTTTTGATGCTTCCATCAGATAGTGCTAGGCAATGGCATGTGCATGAGTTAGAACTGGTTGAGGTAGTCGCTGACCAG GTAGCTGTTGCTCTTTCACATGCTGCAATCTTAGAAGAGTCAATGAGGGCAAGGGATCAGCTCATGGAGCAGAATGTTGCATTGGATCTAGCAAGAAGAGAAGCAGAAACTGCAATTCGTGCTCGTAATGACTTTTTGGCTGTTATGAACCACGAGATGAGAACTCCCATGCATGCAGTTATTGCACTCTCTTCATTACTACAGGAAACAGATTTGACGGCTGAGCAACGTCTGATGGTGGAGACAATATTGAAAAGCAGCAATTTGTTGGCTACCCTCATCAATGACGTTTTGGATCTTTCACGGCTTGAAGATGGCAGTCTTCAACTTGAAGCAACAACATTTAACCTCCATTCTTTGTTCAGAGAG GTCCTTAACTTGATTAAGCCTGTTGCATCTGTTAAAAAGTTATCACTCACTTCACATATAGCCTCAGATTTGCCAATGTATGCCATTGGTGATGAAAAACGTCTCATGCAAACTATTCTGAATGTTGTTGGTAATGCTGTGAAGTTCTCAAAAGAGGGCTGCATTTCCATCTCTGCTTTCGTTGCAAAGCCTGAATCCTTTAGAGATGCTAGAATTCCTGACTTTCTTCCAGTGCTaagtgataaccacttttatttGCGAGTACAG GTAAAAGATTCAGGATCAGGAATTAATCCACAAGATATCCCAAAGATATTCACTAAGTTTGCACAAAACCAATCGTTAACAACAAGAAATCCTGCTGGAAGTGGACTTGGCCTGGCAATTTGTAGGAG GTTTGTAAATCTTATGGAAGGACATATTTGGGTTGAAAGCGAAGGTATTGGTAAAGGATGTACAGTCACTTTTATTGTAAAACTTGGAATCCCAGACCGATCAAATGAATTTAAGCTACCTTTTGTACCTAAAGTACCGGGAAATCATGGATCTACAAACTTTGCTGGGCTCAAAGTTCTTGTCACGGATGACAATGG GGTTAGCAGGACAGTAACAAAGGGACTTCTTATGCATTTAGGATGTGATGTAACCACAGCAAGCTCAAGTGAAGAATGTCTGCGTGTTGTTTCTCTGGAACATGAAGTGGTCTTCATGGATGTTTGTGCAGGGTTAGATGGTTATGAACTTGCAATCCGCATACATGAAAAGTTTACTAAACATCAAGATAGACCACTAATAGTTGCTCTTACTGGAAACACCAAAAAGGTAACAAAAGAAAACTGTATGAGGGTTGGTATGGATGGCCTTATATTGAAACCTGTTTCTGTTGACAAAATGAGGGGTGTTTTATCAGAACTATTGGAGCGCCGAGTTCTGTTCGAAACTGTTTAA
- the LOC114366869 gene encoding ethylene receptor isoform X2 gives MESCNCIDPQVPADDLLMKYQYISDFFIALAYFSIPLELIYFVKKSAVFPYRWVLVQFGAFIVLCGATHLINLWTFRIHSRTVAVVMTTAKVLTAVVSCATALMLVHIIPDLLSVKTRELFLKNKAAELDREMGLIRTQEETGRHVRMLTHEIRSTLDRHTILKTTLVELGRTLALEECALWMPTRTGLELQLSYTLRQQNPVGYTVPIHLPVINQVFSSNRAVKISPNCPVARLRPYAGKYMPGAVVAVRVPLLHLSNFQIYDWPEVSTRSYALMVLMLPSDSARQWHVHELELVEVVADQVAVALSHAAILEESMRARDQLMEQNVALDLARREAETAIRARNDFLAVMNHEMRTPMHAVIALSSLLQETDLTAEQRLMVETILKSSNLLATLINDVLDLSRLEDGSLQLEATTFNLHSLFREVLNLIKPVASVKKLSLTSHIASDLPMYAIGDEKRLMQTILNVVGNAVKFSKEGCISISAFVAKPESFRDARIPDFLPVLSDNHFYLRVQVKDSGSGINPQDIPKIFTKFAQNQSLTTRNPAGSGLGLAICRRVSRTVTKGLLMHLGCDVTTASSSEECLRVVSLEHEVVFMDVCAGLDGYELAIRIHEKFTKHQDRPLIVALTGNTKKVTKENCMRVGMDGLILKPVSVDKMRGVLSELLERRVLFETV, from the exons ATGGAATCCTGCAATTGTATTGACCCACAAGTGCCAGCTGATGACTTATTGATGAAATACCAATATATCTCTGATTTCTTCATTGCCCTTGCTTATTTCTCAATCCCTTTGGAGCTTATCTACTTTGTTAAGAAATCAGCAGTATTTCCATATAGATGGGTCCTTGTTCagtttggtgctttcattgtttTATGTGGAGCAACACATCTAATTAATTTATGGACATTTAGAATTCATTCAAGAACTGTGGCTGTTGTAATGACCACTGCTAAGGTTTTAACTGCTGTGGTATCGTGTGCAACTGCCCTCATGCTGGTACATATTATTCCTGATTTATTAAGTGTTAAAACTAGGGAATTATTTTTGAAGAACAAGGCTGCAGAGCTTGATAGAGAAATGGGCCTGATTCGCACACAAGAAGAAACTGGTCGACATGTTAGGATGTTGACTCATGAGATTAGAAGCACTCTTGATAGACACACAATATTGAAAACGACTCTTGTTGAACTGGGTAGAACTTTGGCACTAGAGGAATGTGCGTTATGGATGCCAACACGAACTGGTTTGGAGCTTCAACTCTCTTACACATTGCGACAGCAGAACCCAGTTGGATACACAGTACCCATTCATCTTCCTGTTATCAATCAAGTATTTAGTAGCAACAGGGCAGTAAAAATTTCACCTAATTGTCCAGTTGCTAGATTACGACCTTATGCTGGAAAATACATGCCTGGGGCAGTAGTAGCTGTTCGAGTTCCTCTCCTACATCTTTCTAATTTCCAAATATATGATTGGCCTGAGGTTTCGACAAGAAGTTATGCTTTGATGGTTTTGATGCTTCCATCAGATAGTGCTAGGCAATGGCATGTGCATGAGTTAGAACTGGTTGAGGTAGTCGCTGACCAG GTAGCTGTTGCTCTTTCACATGCTGCAATCTTAGAAGAGTCAATGAGGGCAAGGGATCAGCTCATGGAGCAGAATGTTGCATTGGATCTAGCAAGAAGAGAAGCAGAAACTGCAATTCGTGCTCGTAATGACTTTTTGGCTGTTATGAACCACGAGATGAGAACTCCCATGCATGCAGTTATTGCACTCTCTTCATTACTACAGGAAACAGATTTGACGGCTGAGCAACGTCTGATGGTGGAGACAATATTGAAAAGCAGCAATTTGTTGGCTACCCTCATCAATGACGTTTTGGATCTTTCACGGCTTGAAGATGGCAGTCTTCAACTTGAAGCAACAACATTTAACCTCCATTCTTTGTTCAGAGAG GTCCTTAACTTGATTAAGCCTGTTGCATCTGTTAAAAAGTTATCACTCACTTCACATATAGCCTCAGATTTGCCAATGTATGCCATTGGTGATGAAAAACGTCTCATGCAAACTATTCTGAATGTTGTTGGTAATGCTGTGAAGTTCTCAAAAGAGGGCTGCATTTCCATCTCTGCTTTCGTTGCAAAGCCTGAATCCTTTAGAGATGCTAGAATTCCTGACTTTCTTCCAGTGCTaagtgataaccacttttatttGCGAGTACAG GTAAAAGATTCAGGATCAGGAATTAATCCACAAGATATCCCAAAGATATTCACTAAGTTTGCACAAAACCAATCGTTAACAACAAGAAATCCTGCTGGAAGTGGACTTGGCCTGGCAATTTGTAGGAG GGTTAGCAGGACAGTAACAAAGGGACTTCTTATGCATTTAGGATGTGATGTAACCACAGCAAGCTCAAGTGAAGAATGTCTGCGTGTTGTTTCTCTGGAACATGAAGTGGTCTTCATGGATGTTTGTGCAGGGTTAGATGGTTATGAACTTGCAATCCGCATACATGAAAAGTTTACTAAACATCAAGATAGACCACTAATAGTTGCTCTTACTGGAAACACCAAAAAGGTAACAAAAGAAAACTGTATGAGGGTTGGTATGGATGGCCTTATATTGAAACCTGTTTCTGTTGACAAAATGAGGGGTGTTTTATCAGAACTATTGGAGCGCCGAGTTCTGTTCGAAACTGTTTAA